One genomic region from Streptomyces sp. NBC_00582 encodes:
- a CDS encoding putative bifunctional diguanylate cyclase/phosphodiesterase → MTAAPDGPEDRLRRFATIWSRAVFPVTSTSLTRPEFEEQLLPSARRLREALLARTFDADTGRAVGAALVEAHCTDPEALSRALDCVDAYLVLYCGEDGPQEDLRTRASRLQHAMAAGYAQALRERTLAEQEAIAQAALQAQGVVAQALHASEARFRTVFEGAAIGIGMADLDGNILQVNGALLRMFGVSEQTMHGRNVREWTHPEDAPQTWKLYDELVRGEREHYHLEKAFYRPDGTVLWTNLTVSLLRDADGNPQYQLALMEDTTERRLLNLRLRYEATHDALTGLPNRTLFFERLEKVLGAGEQQRFGLCYLDLDGFKTINDSLGHAAGDRLLVEVADRLQSCATAPGEMVARLGGDEFVALTTGTETRREVDELAARIQNALVAPVRIEGRELTVRGSIGIVEGQAGERNAAEVLRSADITMYRAKSAGGNRFELADPEADARAITRHGLTTALPTALERGEFFIEYQPLVHLGDGSVRGAEALVRWLHPQHGVLGPDRFIPLAEHTGLIVPLGRWVLEQSVRQARAWRERDGDTDPVRINVNLSPCQLTHPGLVQDTVDILERAGVAPQALCLEVTESALIGADDDLLKPLRRLAEMGIDIALDDFGTGYSNLANLRRLPVSVLKLDRSFTQGMQQFPADPVDLKIVEGIVSLAHSLDLAVTVEGVETGAQAEQLRILGCDTAQGWYYARPGPPERLHELALVDATG, encoded by the coding sequence GTGACCGCCGCGCCGGACGGGCCGGAGGACAGACTGCGCCGCTTCGCGACGATCTGGAGCCGGGCCGTGTTCCCGGTGACGTCGACGTCGCTGACCCGGCCGGAGTTCGAGGAGCAGCTCCTGCCGTCGGCCCGGCGGTTGCGTGAGGCGCTGCTGGCGAGGACCTTCGACGCGGACACCGGCCGGGCGGTCGGCGCGGCCCTGGTCGAGGCGCACTGCACCGATCCCGAGGCCCTCAGCCGCGCCCTCGACTGCGTGGACGCCTATCTGGTGCTGTACTGCGGCGAGGACGGCCCCCAGGAGGACCTGCGCACCCGGGCCTCCCGGCTGCAGCACGCCATGGCCGCCGGGTACGCGCAGGCCCTGCGCGAGCGCACCCTCGCCGAGCAGGAGGCCATCGCCCAGGCCGCGCTCCAGGCCCAGGGCGTGGTGGCGCAGGCCCTGCACGCGAGCGAGGCCCGCTTCCGGACGGTCTTCGAGGGCGCCGCGATAGGGATCGGCATGGCCGACCTCGACGGCAACATCCTCCAGGTCAACGGCGCGCTGCTGCGCATGTTCGGCGTCTCCGAGCAGACCATGCACGGCCGTAACGTCAGGGAGTGGACGCATCCCGAGGACGCGCCGCAGACCTGGAAGCTCTACGACGAACTCGTGCGCGGCGAACGCGAGCACTACCACCTGGAAAAGGCGTTCTACCGCCCTGACGGAACGGTCCTGTGGACCAACCTCACGGTCTCCCTCCTGCGGGACGCCGACGGCAACCCCCAGTACCAGTTGGCCCTGATGGAGGACACCACCGAGCGCCGGCTGCTCAACCTGCGGCTGCGCTACGAGGCCACCCACGACGCGCTCACCGGCCTGCCCAACCGCACGCTGTTCTTCGAACGCCTGGAGAAGGTGCTGGGCGCGGGCGAGCAGCAGCGCTTCGGCCTGTGCTACCTCGACCTGGACGGCTTCAAGACCATCAACGACAGCCTCGGCCACGCGGCCGGCGACCGGCTGCTCGTCGAGGTCGCCGACCGGCTCCAGTCCTGCGCGACCGCACCCGGTGAGATGGTGGCCCGCCTCGGCGGCGACGAGTTCGTGGCGCTGACCACCGGCACCGAGACCCGTCGCGAGGTCGACGAACTCGCCGCCCGCATCCAGAACGCCCTGGTCGCACCGGTGCGCATCGAGGGCCGGGAGCTGACCGTCCGCGGCAGCATCGGCATCGTGGAGGGGCAGGCGGGGGAGCGCAACGCGGCGGAGGTGCTGCGCAGCGCCGACATCACCATGTACCGGGCCAAGTCGGCGGGCGGCAACCGCTTCGAGCTCGCCGACCCGGAGGCCGACGCCCGCGCGATCACCCGCCACGGTCTGACGACGGCGCTCCCGACGGCCCTGGAACGCGGTGAGTTCTTCATCGAGTACCAGCCGCTGGTCCACCTCGGCGACGGCAGCGTGCGCGGCGCGGAGGCCCTCGTCCGCTGGCTGCATCCGCAGCACGGTGTGCTCGGCCCCGACCGGTTCATCCCGCTCGCCGAGCACACCGGGCTGATCGTGCCCCTGGGCCGCTGGGTCCTGGAACAGTCGGTGCGGCAGGCCCGCGCCTGGCGGGAACGCGACGGGGACACGGACCCGGTGCGCATCAACGTCAACCTCTCGCCGTGTCAGCTCACCCATCCCGGGCTGGTGCAGGACACCGTCGACATCCTGGAACGCGCGGGCGTCGCACCGCAGGCCCTGTGCCTGGAGGTCACCGAGTCCGCCCTGATCGGCGCCGACGACGACCTGCTGAAGCCGCTGCGCCGCCTGGCCGAGATGGGCATCGACATCGCCCTGGACGACTTCGGCACCGGCTACTCCAACCTCGCCAATCTGCGCCGCCTGCCGGTGAGCGTGCTCAAGCTGGACCGCTCCTTCACCCAGGGCATGCAGCAGTTCCCCGCCGACCCCGTCGACCTCAAGATCGTCGAGGGGATCGTCTCGCTCGCCCACAGTCTGGACCTCGCCGTCACCGTCGAGGGCGTGGAGACCGGCGCCCAGGCCGAACAACTGCGCATACTGGGCTGCGACACCGCCCAGGGCTGGTACTACGCCCGCCCCGGCCCGCCGGAGCGCCTGCACGAACTGGCCCTGGTGGACGCGACGGGCTGA
- a CDS encoding SCO0930 family lipoprotein — MKTSWRSASLVASAVGVLALTTACGQESGTSASSQNVGATAQAGSIAGVGSGIGGVGAGVGASASAGATDAAGAGAQGATAGELAISTNGELGNILTDSKGMTLYRFDADTAEPPKSNCDGDCATTWPPVSADDVSAGDGIDKSLLGEVTRSDGTKQLTVDGWPAYYYAKDANPGDTTGQGVGNKWFALAPDGKKAKAESASAGLSVRNDAKLGKIVVDKNGMTVYRFLKDKAWPKPVSNCNDACRDKWPIVDPVDFADTKGIQEKGYMNFTRSDGDNQQTINCFPIYTFSGDKSPGDINGQGVGGTWYAVAPNGDLVGAPKQ, encoded by the coding sequence ATGAAGACCTCCTGGCGGAGCGCCTCACTCGTGGCGAGCGCTGTGGGCGTGCTGGCGCTGACGACGGCGTGCGGTCAGGAAAGCGGCACGTCCGCGTCCAGCCAGAACGTCGGCGCGACGGCCCAGGCCGGCAGCATCGCGGGTGTCGGCAGCGGTATCGGCGGTGTCGGGGCCGGTGTCGGCGCCTCGGCCAGCGCCGGCGCGACCGACGCGGCGGGCGCCGGCGCCCAGGGCGCCACCGCGGGCGAGCTGGCGATCTCCACGAACGGCGAGCTCGGCAATATCCTGACCGACTCCAAGGGCATGACCCTCTACCGCTTCGACGCGGACACCGCCGAGCCGCCGAAGTCGAACTGCGACGGCGACTGTGCCACCACCTGGCCGCCGGTCTCCGCCGACGACGTCTCCGCGGGCGACGGCATCGACAAGTCGCTGCTCGGCGAGGTCACCCGGTCCGACGGCACCAAGCAGCTCACCGTCGACGGCTGGCCCGCCTACTACTACGCCAAGGACGCCAACCCCGGTGACACCACCGGCCAGGGCGTGGGCAACAAGTGGTTCGCGCTGGCCCCCGACGGCAAGAAGGCCAAGGCGGAGTCGGCCTCGGCCGGACTGTCCGTGCGCAACGACGCCAAGCTCGGCAAGATCGTCGTCGACAAGAACGGCATGACGGTCTACCGGTTCCTCAAGGACAAGGCGTGGCCGAAGCCGGTCTCCAACTGCAACGACGCCTGCCGCGACAAGTGGCCGATCGTCGACCCGGTCGACTTCGCCGACACCAAGGGGATCCAGGAGAAGGGCTACATGAACTTCACCCGGTCCGACGGCGACAACCAGCAGACCATCAACTGCTTCCCGATCTACACCTTCTCCGGTGACAAGTCCCCCGGGGACATCAACGGCCAGGGTGTCGGCGGCACCTGGTACGCCGTGGCCCCCAACGGAGATCTGGTCGGCGCGCCCAAGCAGTAG
- a CDS encoding SAM-dependent methyltransferase, with the protein MERPAWAPRSIDISVPSVSRIYDYFLGGSHNFEVDREAARRAMEFTPGLPKIMQANRAFMRRAVRWAAGEGITQFLDVGSGIPTFGNVHEVAQAASPGARVVYVDHDPVAVAHSQAVLEGNEHAGVVAADLRKPHEILGSSVVQELIDPDRPVALLLVAILHFVDDGDDPYTAVAELTEALAPGSVLVLTHASYEGMPVTREQTEAMVDVYKDIRLPLIMRTRDEVARFFEGYDMVEPGLVPMPYWRPETDPQDEDPYAFCGFAGVGRTA; encoded by the coding sequence ATGGAGCGTCCCGCCTGGGCCCCTCGGAGCATCGACATCTCGGTGCCGAGCGTCTCGCGGATCTACGACTACTTCCTGGGCGGTTCGCACAACTTCGAGGTCGACCGGGAGGCCGCGCGCCGGGCCATGGAGTTCACGCCCGGGCTGCCGAAGATCATGCAGGCGAACCGGGCGTTCATGCGGCGCGCGGTGCGCTGGGCGGCCGGCGAGGGCATCACCCAGTTCCTGGACGTGGGGTCGGGCATCCCCACCTTCGGCAACGTCCACGAGGTCGCCCAGGCCGCGAGCCCCGGGGCTCGCGTCGTCTACGTCGACCACGACCCGGTGGCCGTGGCGCACAGCCAGGCCGTCCTGGAGGGCAACGAGCACGCGGGAGTGGTCGCGGCCGATCTGCGCAAGCCGCACGAGATCCTGGGCAGTTCCGTGGTGCAGGAATTGATCGACCCGGACCGGCCGGTGGCGCTGCTGCTGGTGGCGATACTCCACTTCGTGGATGACGGGGACGACCCGTACACGGCGGTGGCCGAGCTGACCGAGGCGCTCGCGCCCGGAAGCGTGCTCGTCCTCACCCATGCCTCGTACGAGGGAATGCCGGTGACCCGGGAACAGACCGAGGCGATGGTGGACGTGTACAAGGACATCCGCCTCCCGTTGATCATGCGCACGCGTGACGAGGTCGCGCGGTTCTTCGAGGGGTACGACATGGTGGAACCGGGACTGGTGCCGATGCCCTACTGGCGGCCGGAGACGGACCCTCAGGACGAGGATCCGTACGCGTTCTGCGGGTTCGCCGGCGTGGGGCGAACCGCGTGA